The Gossypium arboreum isolate Shixiya-1 chromosome 2, ASM2569848v2, whole genome shotgun sequence region caaatgaataaataaacatTCCTCAACTCATTTTTTAAGCTTCAACTTGTTAATTTTTATATTGGGATTTTAACTTCTTCTTTTTAATAGTTTCTAAATTTGACAATTGTTTTCacgttaaaatttgaattatttttatccaattttttaaaatgtaaatatcAATGGCAAACTTAGATAAAAGAAAGTTTAAAGCTAAATAGAAAACAGTTGTTAAGTTAAGAgattaacttaaataaaaaaaattcaaaccccaATCTGAAATAAGTTCAGCCCTTTCAACAATGGATATGAGGGTGatacaaaccttaaattcaatagAAAAGCAGCAGCTAAATCTTAAATCCAATTCCAAATATACAAACCGAGTAACAATCAGCAAAAAGGAAATGCAGACAGTGTTTAAATAAAATATCAAAGCACAAACAGCTTAATCTATATTACAACCTAACAGTGAGGAGACATTGGAAGCCAACAACACCTCTCCCGCTCAACTTTTGGGATTTGCATCGACAATACTTTGGTATAACCACCAATTCCCCTGCCATTCAATAACAAGGAATTATGAAATATTCTAAACAATGCTAAGTTCACCAACATCTTTCAGTAAAAAGAAATCAAGTCTTACAAAGAATGGCGGGCTGATCAGTTATCATTAGCTGAAATTGCATTGCCATCCAAAACAATAAAAGAGGCATGAGCAATGTTGAGCCAATCCACACCGGTTCCTTGTTTGACTTAAAAGAGGACAATATTCAATCTTCAACTGCTTGAGGCGTTGCATGTTATTTGGCAGACTTGACAGTCGTGGGCAGTGGATGATAGCAAGTTTTTCAAGTGATGTGAGATTGTGCCACTCTGCTGAAGTTGTGAGGTTCACAGTCTGCAATGGTCAGATTCTTTAAGGTGTTGGCGGACCCTCGTAGAAGCCGTTGGGGTAGAGCCCCCAGCTTAGGTAAGCTTATAATTCCCAATGATAGAAGGCTGAAACCATCTTCTTCTACTTCTTTCTCTTGGAATCCTTGTGTCCTACTCAAATCAAGCTGTTCGCAATCCGCAATAATTAGAGATTGTAATGCAGTTAGATTTTCCAAACCAAGTGGCAATGATACCAAGTTTTTGCAAGTAGCAATAACCAGTGTATTCAGGGATGTGAGTGCCTGAATCTCTTGAAACAAATATTTCAGATTGGACAGCCATAAATAActaaaagttaaagtgatttcaAGTGTTGTAAACCATTACCACCAAGATCCTGTTGTGTGGTTAATGATAAAAAATTGAGACTGACCATGTACCTCATATACTTAGGCAGCTCTTCAATTTGGCCACAACCATGCAAATTCAGAGTTTGCAATTTGTGCAACTCACAAAGGGAGTTGGGAAGTTTCTTGATGTTGGGACAGTTAGTAAGGTCGAGAAACCTTAAATGCTTCAAATAACAAATCCATTTGGGCAATACTTGGAGAGTAGACTCAGAAAGATCAAGCATCCGCAAACGTTGGAACCTTTTTAGACATGTTTCAATATAGGATTTGTCGGAATCGGGAAGCCTGCGTGAACGCAAATGGCCAAATCTATTAAGGAATTCGGAGGGATTTTGGTGGGAGTTAATAAGGCACACATGTCGAATCCCAGAGGCAGTATTTTGCTCAAAGGAGTTGACTACACAACACTCATTCTTTGACACTGATAATGCAAGACCATGGAAAAGATGATGCATCTTAAAAGTATCAAAAATATGTCCCTCTTCATAATCTTGAAAAAAGGATCCTGACAACAACTCATTCAAATACTGCCTACCAATATCATACGGATTTTCGTTTTTACTGGGGGATTCAAGAAGACCGTGAGCCATCCAAAATGCGATTAAGTCAAACTCATTAAAGCAATAATCCTTTGGATAGAGTGAGCAATAAGCAAAACATTGGTTCAGCTGAGGAGACAGTTGATCATAACTTAATTTCAAACAGAAACTGTTTCATTATCTTTCTCCATTAATTCCCACCTCTCGCTATCTCTGACAAGTGTCCACTCTTGCTCTGAAGTTTTGAAGAAAAGCGAACTCCCCAATGCCTTCACTACCAGAGGAATCCCTTGGCATTTCTTCACAATTGTTTGCCCAATTTTCGCAAGGTTTGGATGTTGTTTCTCTTTCCCTTTCTTGAAAGCAAATTTGAGAAACAAGGATAAAGATTTTTCATGAGGAAGAGCTTTCAAATAGTGGCAGGGGATTGTGCCTGTGATCTCTGCAACTCGGTTACTCCGAGTGGTGACTACAATTCTGCTTCCGCTAGCTCCTCCCGCTAATAAATTTTTTGAGTTCCACCCACTTTCTGTTATCTTCGTTCCAGACATCATCTAAAATCAGCAAATACTTTTTACCGTTCAAGCACTCCTGCAATGACTCCTGTAATCGCTCCAAATCCCTGCTTCCAGGGTCTCCATAGCCACCATTTCCGGATTTAATGATTTTTACCATTAATCCTTTCAGATCAAAGTCAACGGAAACACACACCCATCGTTTCAACTCAAAGTGAGTATCCACAGCTGCATCATTGAAAACCAGTTTGGCAAGGGCGGTCTTCCCCAGACCTCCGATTCCAACTATGGGAAGGACGGGTATGTCTTCCTTAGCTGGATCATCCTGCGTTAACATATTTAcaattcttttttttctcttcatcTCTGCCAATGACCTCTGATGCTAGCACAAAGGATATGGTTTCCCTGTCCCGGCGCAGGTCGTGACTTGGGCCATCATGTTTGTGAACGACATGAAGACTATTTCTCAATGCAGCAATCTCATGACAACTCTGATTGAGTTGTTTAATCTTATGGGCCATCTTAAATCGAAAAACAAGTGGTTTTGAGCTTGAAAAGAAATAGCTTACCTTTTTTCCGATACTCCTCTGTTTCAGAAGCTGTTTCCTCAATGCTTCAATTACAAATTCATCCACTACATCTTCTGCATCATAACAAGCATCCTTCAAGTCTTGTAGCAAAACCCCCAGCCAATTGTCAGGAGCCTGTTTCTGTTCAGCAGCTAAACCCACAGCTTACACAGCAGTTAAAGTGTtgtgcggaagcgtgtgaaagagtaaaattattgtactaaaaaatcacattaAATTCA contains the following coding sequences:
- the LOC108466165 gene encoding putative disease resistance protein RGA4 → MAPYEALYCRRCRTPSCWTGLGERRVLGPELVFDTEDKVRFIRDRLKAASDRQKSYADLKHFEIEYSMGDFVFLKVSSWKKKQAPDNWLGVLLQDLKDACYDAEDVVDEFVIEALRKQLLKQRSIGKKDDPAKEDIPVLPIVGIGGLGKTALAKLVFNDAAVDTHFELKRWVCVSVDFDLKGLMVKIIKSGNGGYGDPGSRDLERLQESLQECLNESGWNSKNLLAGGASGSRIVVTTRSNRVAEITGTIPCHYLKALPHEKSLSLFLKFAFKKGKEKQHPNLAKIGQTIVKKCQGIPLVVKALGSSLFFKTSEQEWTLVRDSERWELMEKDNETLNQCFAYCSLYPKDYCFNEFDLIAFWMAHGLLESPSKNENPYDIGRQYLNELLSGSFFQDYEEGHIFDTFKMHHLFHGLALSVSKNECCVVNSFEQNTASGIRHVCLINSHQNPSEFLNRFGHLRSRRLPDSDKSYIETCLKRFQRLRMLDLSESTLQVLPKWICYLKHLRFLDLTNCPNIKKLPNSLCELHKLQTLNLHGCGQIEELPKYMSYLWLSNLKYLFQEIQALTSLNTLVIATCKNLVSLPLGLENLTALQSLIIADCEQLDLSRTQGFQEKEVEEDGFSLLSLGIISLPKLGALPQRLLRGSANTLKNLTIADCEPHNFSRVAQSHIT